From a region of the Hemibagrus wyckioides isolate EC202008001 linkage group LG14, SWU_Hwy_1.0, whole genome shotgun sequence genome:
- the rassf7a gene encoding ras association domain-containing protein 8 has translation MELKVWVDGVVRVVCGLSEETSCQDVVIALAQAIGQTGRYVLIQRLRDTERQLLATERPLESLAKLGQHSNEVQFYLRRTGPSSNSSHERAHSLHKPSETEPPKRNIPRKSLTFSLGPSSSPRTRPKQNRRSTSTKLPPDSRASPLPQTSHQPSLSREEVFRQVLQQQEQLQALEAQLELLEEETQAWDQQEELAAAEQALLEDEEQWEDELRTEMQRERAMRKQLAELHAKLDECGTSLNNLTTKSTQLELDIQRERLDTEALSTQAHPEDSVDAVQVELQSQQKQGVELESELVETDKALGKAETLLQAKQEQLDELNKELRQCNLQQFIQQTGVLPAQNSSRTDLHQQLDQQELAQLLQNTSIDTDSLQRPTAKQFLGHPRNLQHPLVSSLNPEVLTSRESSWR, from the exons ATGGAGCTCAAGGTGTGGGTGGACGGTGTGGTGCGGGTGGTGTGTGGCCTCTCTGAGGAGACGTCCTGTCAGGATGTGGTCATCGCTCTCGCGCAAGCCATAG GCCAGACAGGCCGTTACGTCCTCATCCAGAGACTAAGAGACACTGAGCGTCAGCTTTTGGCTACTGAGCGCCCTCTGGAGTCCCTGGCCAAGCTCGGGCAGCACAGTAATGAGGTGCAGTTCTACCTTCGGCGCACCGGCcccagcagcaacagcagccaTGAGCGTGCACACTCTCTTCATAAACCCTCCGAAACAGAACCCCCAAAACGCAACATACCCAGAAAATCCCTGACCTTCAGCCTGGGCCCTTCTTCTTCCCCACGCACCCGACCCAAACAGAACCGCAGGTCTACAAGTACCAAACTCCCACCTGATTCCAGAGCATCTCCATTGCCTCAGACCTCCCATCAGCCTAGTCTGTCTAGAGAGGAAGTGTTCCGGCAAGTTCTCCAGCAGCAGGAGCAACTGCAGGCACTGGAGGCCCAGCTGGAACTCCTGGAGGAGGAGACGCAGGCGTGGGATCAGCAGGAGGAATTGGCTGCTGCAGAGCAGGCACTGCTGGAAGATGAGGAGCAGTGGGAGGATGAGCTCAGGACTGAGATGCAGCGTGAGCGTGCAATGAGGAAGCAACTGGCTGAATTACATGCCAAGCTGGATGAGTGTGGCACCAGCTTGAACAATCTCACCACAAAGTCCACACAGCTTGAGCTGGACATTCAGAGGGAAAGGCTTGACACTGAAGCGTTGTCCACACAGGCACACCCAGAAGACTCTGTAGATGCTGTACAAGTGGAGCTCCAGAGTCAACAGAAACAAGGGGTAGAGCTGGAATCTGAGCTGGTGGAGACTGATAAAGCTCTGGGAAAAGCAGAAACTCTGCTACAG GCTAAACAGGAGCAGCTGGATGAGCTGAATAAGGAGCTGAGGCAATGTAACCTGCAGCAGTTCATCCAGCAGACCGGAGTGCTCCCAGCCCAGAACTCCTCTCGTACAGACCTCCATCAGCAGCTGGACCAACAGGAGCTGGCTCAGCTATTGCAGAACACATCTATAGACACTG ACTCTCTACAGCGACCCACAGCTAAGCAGTTTCTTGGGCATCCACGCAACCTGCAGCACCCCCTGGTGTCCAGCTTGAACCctgagg TCCTGACATCCAGGGAGTCATCTTGGAGGTAA